One region of Drosophila teissieri strain GT53w chromosome 2L, Prin_Dtei_1.1, whole genome shotgun sequence genomic DNA includes:
- the LOC122622305 gene encoding THO complex subunit 2 isoform X1, with amino-acid sequence MQRSTDRIRRLKKLKSVTGAQDGVGGGDAAATAENRTSAPSDTNGGAASSAAGGKEPGTLNPEVFKHFDKSGRSEFLKYLKQQLQDSADTPVYDKNGVFKQGISNAIYQLLWQALRFTHKKDIVLHLLLEVVALHADFPSLIVDVVNILDSETSLITDGFQEERHAFVQLVKDLDKVVPESLLKERLEIDTLQEVGIVKNKSFYSKFIKVKTKLYYKQRRFNLFREESEGFAKLITELNQEFDESTTPESIMDIIKSLIGCFNLDPNRVLDIIIESFETRPDRWNLFIPLLRSYMPTGAIICEVLGYKFCHFKDSRTPRSLYHVCALLLKHSVIALNDVYVWLTPNDGSIKADWEEELADAREMVRKLNLIQTNKKEDEKDPPPPPSVKKFNEEKYNANQKFGLCEALLKVGDWENASKIIQKLPEQAVVLQEPIARAIADLIHLSVENIYYKKCFKAPAGRRQSRNRLYDDAKLVAKMQAKEFSDLRKYTWPMANVLGPAMHYDTVLMYKLIRIMRKLVVDMGVDSLNGPPPNSEAEQHYYDIMSSLDACILPSLLYLDNNCSMSEEIWAVLKYFPYHFRYSLYARWKNDSYQMHPNLIRRCGLAQRDIKALMKRVSKENVKQLGRLVGKYSHCAPGLLFDYILLQIQIYDNLIGPVCDMLKYLTALSFDCLGYCIIESLTVTGRLRFKDDGTSLSLWLQSLASFCGTIYKKYSIELSGLLQYVANQLKSQKSLDLLILREIVHKMAGVESCEEMTNHQLQAMCGGEQLRGEAGYFSQVRNTKKSSNRLKEALANNDLAVAICLLMAQQKHCVIYRETAAHSHLKLVGNLYDQCQDTLVQFGTFLGSTYSVDEYVERLPSIITMLREYHINTDVAFFLARPMFTHQINQKYDQLRKADPNAKKLTTTQKLQKYLEATQLIMHPIVESVRPLHSSKVWEDISPQFLVTFWSLSMYDLHVPNESYQREIAKLKQLAQQAAEGKDSNQSKNKKEQERYIALMEKLNDERKKQHEHVDKISQRLQEQKDSWFLLRSAKSAKNDTITQFLQLCLFPRCTFTALDALYCAKFVHAIHNLKTSNFSTLLCYDRIFCDITYSVTSCTEGEATRYGRFLCAMLETVMRWHADQAVFNKECANYPGFVTKFRVSNQFSEANDHVGYENYRHVCHKWHYKITKAIVFCLDSKDFMQIRNALIILMRILPHYPVLAKLAQIIERKVDKVREEEKTKRPDLYAIASSYIGQLKLKTPHMLKESVFHQIAERPNKESPTNASAPAAPNRSDKVSPTSPSAHTQGTRATSGTAPLYSSEQKSGNREPEAKAASTTRESKSQKGEGNTVTLVSTAASTASNSERESKQRDLPAPRESQSRSKDDPQEQASNGSNGSRQSESRNRDMDRDRQDQHDQRSISSHRSSRDPVRVKERTEAELHQRSRERSQRLEELEAQQRKREKPSRRGAEERNRHGDGVETVDLVGSTDNRHYEEFEGRMRDLSSVSNESNGSMQHRQRSHETIEFEKVDSKRRKLESSTSSSKKVEELVDSVKKARGLKTKERNKDKLSDEERDARKDRKLGRKRDRVEESNSNEHKRRREAQNGEEELRDRERHREKSPRERSHEKFDRERGGASGSRGEERQYISKSTRSSRVNY; translated from the exons ATGCAGAGATCCACAGACCGGATACGCCGGCTGAAAAAGCTGAAGAGCGTTACGGGAGCGCAGGATGGCGTTGGAGGCGGCGATGCAGCGGCGACGGCGGAAAACCGAACCTCCGCACCATCGGACACGAATGGAGGAGCCGCCAGCAGCGCAGCCGGTGGCAAGGAGCCCGGCACACTGAATCCGGAGGTCTTCAAGCACTTCGACAAATCCGGACGCAGCGAATT CCTGAAGTACCTCAAGCAGCAGTTACAGGATTCGGCGGATACGCCCGTCTACGACAAGAACGGCGTCTTCAAGCAGGGCATCTCCAATGCCATATACCAGCTTCTCTGGCAGGCCCTGCGCTTCACCCACAAAAAGGACATAGTACTCCACCTGCTTCTGGAAGTCGTG GCCCTCCATGCGGACTTTCCCAGCCTCATAGTGGACGTGGTTAACATTCTGGACAGCGAAACCTCCCTTATAACCGATGGATTTCAGGAAGAACGACATGCCTTTGTGCAACTTGTCAAGGACCTGGACAAGGTGGTTCCAGAAAGTCTTTTAAAAGAGCGTTTGGAAATCGATACGCTGCAGGAGGTGGGAATCGTCAAGAACAAGAGCTTCTACTCCAAGTTCATCAAGGTCAAAACCAAGCTATA CTATAAGCAGCGTCGATTTAATCTTTTCCGAGAGGAGAGCGAAGGTTTCGCCAAGCTTATTACAGAGCTAAACCAGGAGTTTGACGAGAGCACCACCCCAGAGAGCATAATGGATATCATAAAATCCCTTATAG GTTGCTTTAATCTGGATCCGAATCGCGTGCTGGACATTATTATCGAGTCCTTTGAAACTCGTCCGGATCGATGGAACTTGTTTATACCCCTGCTGCGCAGCTACATGCCCACTGGTGCCATTATTTGCGAGGTCCTTGGATACAAGTTCTGCCACTTTAAGGACTCTCGCACGCCCCGCTCGTTATATCATGTTTGTGCTCTTTTGCTTAAGCACAGCGTCATTGCACTGAACGATGTATATGTGTGGTTAACTCCGAACGATGGCAGCATCAAAGCGGACtgggaggaggagctggcggATGCCAGGGAAATGGTCCGCAAGCTGAACCTTATTCAAACCAACAAAAAGGAAGACGAAAAGGAtccaccaccgccgccctCGGTTAAGAAGTTCAATGAG GAAAAATACAATGCAAACCAAAAGTTTGGTCTCTGCGAGGCTCTGCTTAAAGTTGGCGACTGGGAGAATGCGTCTAAGATCATCCAGAAGCTTCCCGAACAGGCGGTAGTACTACAGGAACCCATTGCCCGTGCCATTGCCGATCTGATTCACCTGTCCGTGGAGAATATCTACTACAAGAAGTGCTTTAAGGCTCCCGCTGGACGAAGGCAGAGCCGAAATCGCctgtatgacgatgccaagtTGGTGGCCAAGATGCAGGCAAAGGAATTCAGCGACTTAAGAAAGTACACCTGGCCGATGGCCAATGTGTTGGGACCTGCCATGCACTACGACACTGTGCTGATGTACAAGCTAATCCGTATCATGCGGAAACTAGTGGTCGATATGGGTGTAGACAGCCTAAATGGACCTCCGCCGAATTCGGAGGCAGAGCAGCACTACTATGACATTATGAGCTCGCTGGATGCCTGCATTCTACCCTCCCTTCTCTACCTGGACAACAACTGCTCAATGTCTGAAGAGATTTGGGCTGTGCTCAAGTATTTCCCGTATCATTTTCGCTACAGTTTGTATGCGCGTTGGAAGAACGACAGCTACCAGATGCATCCCAATTTGATCAGGAGATGTGGATTGGCACAGAGGGATATCAAGGCGCTCATGAAGCGCGTGAGCAAGGAAAACGTCAAGCAGTTGGGACGTCTGGTAGGAAAGTACAGCCATTGTGCCCCAGGACTGCTTTTCGACTAT ATTCTCTTGCAAATTCAAATCTATGACAATCTCATTGGGCCGGTCTGCGACATGCTCAAGTATCTTACTGCCTTGTCTTTTGACTGTTTGGGATACTGCATTATCGAGTCCTTGACGGTAACGGGTCGTCTCAGGTTCAAGGATGATGGCACGTCGTTATCCTTGTGGCTGCAGAGTCTTGCCTCCTTCTGCGGCACCATCTACAAGAAGTACAGCATTGAGCTCAGTGGGTTGCTTCAGTATGTGGCTAATCAGCTAAAATCGCAGAAGAGCCTGGACTTACTGATTCTGAGGGAAATCGTGCATAAGATGGCTGGCGTGGAGTCCTGCGAGGAGATGACTAATCATCAGTTGCAAGCCATGTGTGGAGGTGAACAGCTCAGGGGAGAG GCTGGCTACTTTAGTCAAGTGAGGAACACGAAAAAGTCATCTAATCGCCTGAAGGAGGCCTTGGCTAACAATGATCTCGCCGTGGCCATTTGCCTTTTGATGGCTCAACAGAAGCACTGCGTCATTTATCGTGAGACAGCGGCGCACAGTCACTTAAAGTTGGTGGGAAACCTGTATGATCAGTGCCAGGACACACTCGTCCAGTTTGGTACTTTCCTGGGCTCTACTTATTCTGTGGATGAGTATGTGGAGCGGTTACCCTCGATTATTACCATGCTCCGCGAGTACCACATAAACACAGATGTGGCCTTCTTCTTGGCTAGGCCCATGTTCACTCATCAGATCAAT CAAAAATACGATCAATTGCGCAAGGCTGACCCTAACGCCAAGAAGCTCACCACGACGCAAAAACTCCAAAAGTATTTGGAAGCCACGCAGTTGATCATGCACCCTATTGTAGAGTCTGTTCGTCCACTGCACAGCTCCAAAGTGTGGGAGGACATTAGTCCGCAATTCCTGGTAACTTTTTGGAGTCTGAGCATGTACGATCTGCACGTGCCGAACGAAAGCTATCAGAGGGAGATCGCCAAGCTGAAGCAGCTGGCCCAGCAAGCTGCAGAAGGCAAAGACTCTAACCAATCTAAGAAcaagaaggagcaggagcgctACATTGCGCTAATGGAGAAGCTGAACGACGAGCGTAAGAAGCAACATGAGCACGTTGACAAGATCTCGCAGCGGTTGCAGGAGCAAAAGGATAGTTGGTTCCTTCTACGATCAGCCAAATCGGCAAAGAACGACACCATCACGCAGTTCCTGCAGCTCTGCCTCTTCCCGCGTTGCACCTTTACAGCTCTGGATGCGCTATATTGCGCGAAGTTCGTGCACGCCATTCACAACCTCAAGACATCGAACTTCTCTACCCTGCTTTGCTACGATAGG ATCTTTTGTGACATCACTTATTCGGTTACTTCGTGCACTGAGGGCGAGGCTACGCGGTACGGACGCTTTTTGTGTGCCATGCTCGAAACCGTGATGCGTTGGCATGCGGATCAGGCGGTGTTTAACAAGGAGTGCGCCAATTATCCTGGCTTTGTGACCAAGTTTCGTGTTAGCAATCAGTTCTCCGAGGCCAACGATCACGTTGGCTACGAAAACTATCGGCATGTGTGTCACAAGTGGCACTACAAGATTACCAAGGCGATTGTATTCTGTTTGGACTCGAAGGACTTTATGCAGATCAGGAATGCACTGATTATCCTTATGCGAATACTGCCTCACTATCCAGTTCTTGCCAAACTGGCGCAAATCATCGAGCGTAAGGTGGACAAGGTGCGCGAGGAGGAGAAGACAAAGCGACCGGATCTGTATGCCATTGCCTCCAGCTACATTGGAcagctgaagctgaagacTCCCCACATGCTGAAGGAGAGTGTCTTTCATCAAATTGCCGAGCGGCCTAATAAGGAGTCGCCGACCAATGCCAGCGCTCCTGCCGCACCCAACAGATCCGATAAAGTGTCACCCACCTCTCCATCTGCACATACACAAGGAACAAGGGCTACCAGCGGAACTGCCCCCCTCTACAGCAGCGAACAAAAGTCGGGCAACAGAGAGCCAGAGGCAAAAGCAG CTTCCACAACGCGCGAATCGAAGAGCCAAAAAGGCGAAGGCAATACCGTCACTCTGGTGTCCACAGCCGCTTCAACGGCATCCAACAGCGAACGCGAAAGCAAACAACGTGATCTGCCAGCGCCACGCGAGTCCCAGTCGCGCAGCAAGGATGACCCGCAGGAACAGGCAAGCAACGGCAGCAATGGCAGCCGACAGAGCGAAAGCCGTAATCGGGATATGGATCGAGACAGACAGGATCAGCACGACCAACGAAGCATTAGTAGCCATCGCAGTTCCAGAGACCCGGTGCGGGTCAAGGAGCGCACAGAAGCCGAACTGCATCAGAGGTCGCGGGAACGTTCTCAGCGTCTGGAGGAGTTGGAAGCGCAGCAGCGGAAGCGCGAAAAGCCATCGCGACGCGGCGCCGAAGAGCGTAACCGGCATGGGGATGGGGTCGAGACCGTGGACTTGGTGGGCAGCACCGATAATCGCCACTACGAGGAGTTCGAGGGGCGGATGAGGGACCTGAGCTCAGTGTCCAACGAGAGCAACGGTTCCATGCAGCATCGTCAACGTAGCCATGAGACCATTGAATTCGAAAAAG TAGATTCAAAGCGTCGCAAATTGGAGTCGTCAACCAGCAGTTCAAAG AAGGTGGAGGAACTGGTGGACAGCGTGAAGAAGGCGCGCGGCCTCAAGACCAAAGAGCGCAACAAGGATAAACTGTCGGATGAGGAGCGGGACGCTCGCAAGGATCGCAAGTTGGGGCGCAAGCGCGACCGCGTCGAAGAGTCCAATAGCAACGAACATAAGCGTCGACGCGAAG CACAAAATGGCGAAGAAGAACTGCGGGATAGAGAGCGGCATAGG GAAAAGTCACCGCGGGAGCGATCACATGAGAAATTCGATAGAGAAAGAGGAGGAGCCAGCGGCTCACGGGGCGAGGAACGGCAGTACATCAGCAAGTCCACTCGATCCTCCAGAGTCAACTATTGA
- the LOC122622305 gene encoding THO complex subunit 2 isoform X2, with product MQRSTDRIRRLKKLKSVTGAQDGVGGGDAAATAENRTSAPSDTNGGAASSAAGGKEPGTLNPEVFKHFDKSGRSEFLKYLKQQLQDSADTPVYDKNGVFKQGISNAIYQLLWQALRFTHKKDIVLHLLLEVVALHADFPSLIVDVVNILDSETSLITDGFQEERHAFVQLVKDLDKVVPESLLKERLEIDTLQEVGIVKNKSFYSKFIKVKTKLYYKQRRFNLFREESEGFAKLITELNQEFDESTTPESIMDIIKSLIGCFNLDPNRVLDIIIESFETRPDRWNLFIPLLRSYMPTGAIICEVLGYKFCHFKDSRTPRSLYHVCALLLKHSVIALNDVYVWLTPNDGSIKADWEEELADAREMVRKLNLIQTNKKEDEKDPPPPPSVKKFNEEKYNANQKFGLCEALLKVGDWENASKIIQKLPEQAVVLQEPIARAIADLIHLSVENIYYKKCFKAPAGRRQSRNRLYDDAKLVAKMQAKEFSDLRKYTWPMANVLGPAMHYDTVLMYKLIRIMRKLVVDMGVDSLNGPPPNSEAEQHYYDIMSSLDACILPSLLYLDNNCSMSEEIWAVLKYFPYHFRYSLYARWKNDSYQMHPNLIRRCGLAQRDIKALMKRVSKENVKQLGRLVGKYSHCAPGLLFDYILLQIQIYDNLIGPVCDMLKYLTALSFDCLGYCIIESLTVTGRLRFKDDGTSLSLWLQSLASFCGTIYKKYSIELSGLLQYVANQLKSQKSLDLLILREIVHKMAGVESCEEMTNHQLQAMCGGEQLRGEAGYFSQVRNTKKSSNRLKEALANNDLAVAICLLMAQQKHCVIYRETAAHSHLKLVGNLYDQCQDTLVQFGTFLGSTYSVDEYVERLPSIITMLREYHINTDVAFFLARPMFTHQINQKYDQLRKADPNAKKLTTTQKLQKYLEATQLIMHPIVESVRPLHSSKVWEDISPQFLVTFWSLSMYDLHVPNESYQREIAKLKQLAQQAAEGKDSNQSKNKKEQERYIALMEKLNDERKKQHEHVDKISQRLQEQKDSWFLLRSAKSAKNDTITQFLQLCLFPRCTFTALDALYCAKFVHAIHNLKTSNFSTLLCYDRIFCDITYSVTSCTEGEATRYGRFLCAMLETVMRWHADQAVFNKECANYPGFVTKFRVSNQFSEANDHVGYENYRHVCHKWHYKITKAIVFCLDSKDFMQIRNALIILMRILPHYPVLAKLAQIIERKVDKVREEEKTKRPDLYAIASSYIGQLKLKTPHMLKESVFHQIAERPNKESPTNASAPAAPNRSDKVSPTSPSAHTQGTRATSGTAPLYSSEQKSGNREPEAKAASTTRESKSQKGEGNTVTLVSTAASTASNSERESKQRDLPAPRESQSRSKDDPQEQASNGSNGSRQSESRNRDMDRDRQDQHDQRSISSHRSSRDPVRVKERTEAELHQRSRERSQRLEELEAQQRKREKPSRRGAEERNRHGDGVETVDLVGSTDNRHYEEFEGRMRDLSSVSNESNGSMQHRQRSHETIEFEKDSKRRKLESSTSSSKKVEELVDSVKKARGLKTKERNKDKLSDEERDARKDRKLGRKRDRVEESNSNEHKRRREAQNGEEELRDRERHREKSPRERSHEKFDRERGGASGSRGEERQYISKSTRSSRVNY from the exons ATGCAGAGATCCACAGACCGGATACGCCGGCTGAAAAAGCTGAAGAGCGTTACGGGAGCGCAGGATGGCGTTGGAGGCGGCGATGCAGCGGCGACGGCGGAAAACCGAACCTCCGCACCATCGGACACGAATGGAGGAGCCGCCAGCAGCGCAGCCGGTGGCAAGGAGCCCGGCACACTGAATCCGGAGGTCTTCAAGCACTTCGACAAATCCGGACGCAGCGAATT CCTGAAGTACCTCAAGCAGCAGTTACAGGATTCGGCGGATACGCCCGTCTACGACAAGAACGGCGTCTTCAAGCAGGGCATCTCCAATGCCATATACCAGCTTCTCTGGCAGGCCCTGCGCTTCACCCACAAAAAGGACATAGTACTCCACCTGCTTCTGGAAGTCGTG GCCCTCCATGCGGACTTTCCCAGCCTCATAGTGGACGTGGTTAACATTCTGGACAGCGAAACCTCCCTTATAACCGATGGATTTCAGGAAGAACGACATGCCTTTGTGCAACTTGTCAAGGACCTGGACAAGGTGGTTCCAGAAAGTCTTTTAAAAGAGCGTTTGGAAATCGATACGCTGCAGGAGGTGGGAATCGTCAAGAACAAGAGCTTCTACTCCAAGTTCATCAAGGTCAAAACCAAGCTATA CTATAAGCAGCGTCGATTTAATCTTTTCCGAGAGGAGAGCGAAGGTTTCGCCAAGCTTATTACAGAGCTAAACCAGGAGTTTGACGAGAGCACCACCCCAGAGAGCATAATGGATATCATAAAATCCCTTATAG GTTGCTTTAATCTGGATCCGAATCGCGTGCTGGACATTATTATCGAGTCCTTTGAAACTCGTCCGGATCGATGGAACTTGTTTATACCCCTGCTGCGCAGCTACATGCCCACTGGTGCCATTATTTGCGAGGTCCTTGGATACAAGTTCTGCCACTTTAAGGACTCTCGCACGCCCCGCTCGTTATATCATGTTTGTGCTCTTTTGCTTAAGCACAGCGTCATTGCACTGAACGATGTATATGTGTGGTTAACTCCGAACGATGGCAGCATCAAAGCGGACtgggaggaggagctggcggATGCCAGGGAAATGGTCCGCAAGCTGAACCTTATTCAAACCAACAAAAAGGAAGACGAAAAGGAtccaccaccgccgccctCGGTTAAGAAGTTCAATGAG GAAAAATACAATGCAAACCAAAAGTTTGGTCTCTGCGAGGCTCTGCTTAAAGTTGGCGACTGGGAGAATGCGTCTAAGATCATCCAGAAGCTTCCCGAACAGGCGGTAGTACTACAGGAACCCATTGCCCGTGCCATTGCCGATCTGATTCACCTGTCCGTGGAGAATATCTACTACAAGAAGTGCTTTAAGGCTCCCGCTGGACGAAGGCAGAGCCGAAATCGCctgtatgacgatgccaagtTGGTGGCCAAGATGCAGGCAAAGGAATTCAGCGACTTAAGAAAGTACACCTGGCCGATGGCCAATGTGTTGGGACCTGCCATGCACTACGACACTGTGCTGATGTACAAGCTAATCCGTATCATGCGGAAACTAGTGGTCGATATGGGTGTAGACAGCCTAAATGGACCTCCGCCGAATTCGGAGGCAGAGCAGCACTACTATGACATTATGAGCTCGCTGGATGCCTGCATTCTACCCTCCCTTCTCTACCTGGACAACAACTGCTCAATGTCTGAAGAGATTTGGGCTGTGCTCAAGTATTTCCCGTATCATTTTCGCTACAGTTTGTATGCGCGTTGGAAGAACGACAGCTACCAGATGCATCCCAATTTGATCAGGAGATGTGGATTGGCACAGAGGGATATCAAGGCGCTCATGAAGCGCGTGAGCAAGGAAAACGTCAAGCAGTTGGGACGTCTGGTAGGAAAGTACAGCCATTGTGCCCCAGGACTGCTTTTCGACTAT ATTCTCTTGCAAATTCAAATCTATGACAATCTCATTGGGCCGGTCTGCGACATGCTCAAGTATCTTACTGCCTTGTCTTTTGACTGTTTGGGATACTGCATTATCGAGTCCTTGACGGTAACGGGTCGTCTCAGGTTCAAGGATGATGGCACGTCGTTATCCTTGTGGCTGCAGAGTCTTGCCTCCTTCTGCGGCACCATCTACAAGAAGTACAGCATTGAGCTCAGTGGGTTGCTTCAGTATGTGGCTAATCAGCTAAAATCGCAGAAGAGCCTGGACTTACTGATTCTGAGGGAAATCGTGCATAAGATGGCTGGCGTGGAGTCCTGCGAGGAGATGACTAATCATCAGTTGCAAGCCATGTGTGGAGGTGAACAGCTCAGGGGAGAG GCTGGCTACTTTAGTCAAGTGAGGAACACGAAAAAGTCATCTAATCGCCTGAAGGAGGCCTTGGCTAACAATGATCTCGCCGTGGCCATTTGCCTTTTGATGGCTCAACAGAAGCACTGCGTCATTTATCGTGAGACAGCGGCGCACAGTCACTTAAAGTTGGTGGGAAACCTGTATGATCAGTGCCAGGACACACTCGTCCAGTTTGGTACTTTCCTGGGCTCTACTTATTCTGTGGATGAGTATGTGGAGCGGTTACCCTCGATTATTACCATGCTCCGCGAGTACCACATAAACACAGATGTGGCCTTCTTCTTGGCTAGGCCCATGTTCACTCATCAGATCAAT CAAAAATACGATCAATTGCGCAAGGCTGACCCTAACGCCAAGAAGCTCACCACGACGCAAAAACTCCAAAAGTATTTGGAAGCCACGCAGTTGATCATGCACCCTATTGTAGAGTCTGTTCGTCCACTGCACAGCTCCAAAGTGTGGGAGGACATTAGTCCGCAATTCCTGGTAACTTTTTGGAGTCTGAGCATGTACGATCTGCACGTGCCGAACGAAAGCTATCAGAGGGAGATCGCCAAGCTGAAGCAGCTGGCCCAGCAAGCTGCAGAAGGCAAAGACTCTAACCAATCTAAGAAcaagaaggagcaggagcgctACATTGCGCTAATGGAGAAGCTGAACGACGAGCGTAAGAAGCAACATGAGCACGTTGACAAGATCTCGCAGCGGTTGCAGGAGCAAAAGGATAGTTGGTTCCTTCTACGATCAGCCAAATCGGCAAAGAACGACACCATCACGCAGTTCCTGCAGCTCTGCCTCTTCCCGCGTTGCACCTTTACAGCTCTGGATGCGCTATATTGCGCGAAGTTCGTGCACGCCATTCACAACCTCAAGACATCGAACTTCTCTACCCTGCTTTGCTACGATAGG ATCTTTTGTGACATCACTTATTCGGTTACTTCGTGCACTGAGGGCGAGGCTACGCGGTACGGACGCTTTTTGTGTGCCATGCTCGAAACCGTGATGCGTTGGCATGCGGATCAGGCGGTGTTTAACAAGGAGTGCGCCAATTATCCTGGCTTTGTGACCAAGTTTCGTGTTAGCAATCAGTTCTCCGAGGCCAACGATCACGTTGGCTACGAAAACTATCGGCATGTGTGTCACAAGTGGCACTACAAGATTACCAAGGCGATTGTATTCTGTTTGGACTCGAAGGACTTTATGCAGATCAGGAATGCACTGATTATCCTTATGCGAATACTGCCTCACTATCCAGTTCTTGCCAAACTGGCGCAAATCATCGAGCGTAAGGTGGACAAGGTGCGCGAGGAGGAGAAGACAAAGCGACCGGATCTGTATGCCATTGCCTCCAGCTACATTGGAcagctgaagctgaagacTCCCCACATGCTGAAGGAGAGTGTCTTTCATCAAATTGCCGAGCGGCCTAATAAGGAGTCGCCGACCAATGCCAGCGCTCCTGCCGCACCCAACAGATCCGATAAAGTGTCACCCACCTCTCCATCTGCACATACACAAGGAACAAGGGCTACCAGCGGAACTGCCCCCCTCTACAGCAGCGAACAAAAGTCGGGCAACAGAGAGCCAGAGGCAAAAGCAG CTTCCACAACGCGCGAATCGAAGAGCCAAAAAGGCGAAGGCAATACCGTCACTCTGGTGTCCACAGCCGCTTCAACGGCATCCAACAGCGAACGCGAAAGCAAACAACGTGATCTGCCAGCGCCACGCGAGTCCCAGTCGCGCAGCAAGGATGACCCGCAGGAACAGGCAAGCAACGGCAGCAATGGCAGCCGACAGAGCGAAAGCCGTAATCGGGATATGGATCGAGACAGACAGGATCAGCACGACCAACGAAGCATTAGTAGCCATCGCAGTTCCAGAGACCCGGTGCGGGTCAAGGAGCGCACAGAAGCCGAACTGCATCAGAGGTCGCGGGAACGTTCTCAGCGTCTGGAGGAGTTGGAAGCGCAGCAGCGGAAGCGCGAAAAGCCATCGCGACGCGGCGCCGAAGAGCGTAACCGGCATGGGGATGGGGTCGAGACCGTGGACTTGGTGGGCAGCACCGATAATCGCCACTACGAGGAGTTCGAGGGGCGGATGAGGGACCTGAGCTCAGTGTCCAACGAGAGCAACGGTTCCATGCAGCATCGTCAACGTAGCCATGAGACCATTGAATTCGAAAAAG ATTCAAAGCGTCGCAAATTGGAGTCGTCAACCAGCAGTTCAAAG AAGGTGGAGGAACTGGTGGACAGCGTGAAGAAGGCGCGCGGCCTCAAGACCAAAGAGCGCAACAAGGATAAACTGTCGGATGAGGAGCGGGACGCTCGCAAGGATCGCAAGTTGGGGCGCAAGCGCGACCGCGTCGAAGAGTCCAATAGCAACGAACATAAGCGTCGACGCGAAG CACAAAATGGCGAAGAAGAACTGCGGGATAGAGAGCGGCATAGG GAAAAGTCACCGCGGGAGCGATCACATGAGAAATTCGATAGAGAAAGAGGAGGAGCCAGCGGCTCACGGGGCGAGGAACGGCAGTACATCAGCAAGTCCACTCGATCCTCCAGAGTCAACTATTGA
- the LOC122625617 gene encoding uncharacterized protein LOC122625617: MKSDNYRLIAEVSKRRCLWDTNMAMAYRNQDAPLQWASVAQIMQQDVTLCKKRFKGMRDSYRAEVRKIQQKRIEMSHWPYFRSLEFMRHIFDPERLVPFPPEPFVMDAEQSDVCESTRLVDFAIDVDLDNDDSVDFEIIDDIFQREPSVPQDSGSDKGSLIKPLDSSSSGAQRSDQDLSPTLPTHLPCHQQFLPRPPPPSKRGRRRKTSPSNDGTFLNGYASPATKSATEADLKNDSDLSFMLSMMPHVKCLSAISNLKFRMEMARVLVELREEDQQMLSGAGPGAVPERGLPKLTPAPNSSFASQLEKTHYHLSNSNYQISSPKSPSSLDYVDSSMIECDVKIENEPLL, encoded by the exons ATGAAATCAGATAACTACCGTCTCATAGCGGAAGTGTCCAAGCGGCGGTGTCTGTGGGACACCAACATGGCCATGGCGTACCGCAACCAGGACGCACCACTCCAGTGGGCGAGCGTTGCGCAGATCATGCAGCAGGATG TTACGCTCTGCAAGAAACGTTTCAAGGGAATGCGGGACAGCTACCGGGCGGAGGTGCGCAAGATACAGCAGAAACGCATCGAGATGTCCCACTGGCCGTACTTTCGGTCGCTGGAGTTCATGCGCCACATCTTCGATCCGGAGCGCCTGGTGCCCTTTCCCCCGGAGCCCTTCGTGATGGACGCCGAGCAGTCGGATGTCTGTGAGTCCACACGCCTAGTTGACTTCGCAATCGATGTGGATTTGGACAATGATGACTCTGTTGATTTTGAGATCATCGACGACATATTCCAGCGGGAACCGTCAGTGCCACAGGACTCAGGCTCGGATAAGGGTTCGCTGATCAAGCCGTTGGATTCCTCATCTTCGGGCGCCCAGCGCTCCGATCAGGATCTCTCGCCCACATTGCCCACGCACTTGCCATGCCATCAACAATTCCTGCCACGTCCACCGCCGCCCTCGAAGAGGGGACGTCGGAGGAAGACTTCACCGTCGAACGATGGCACGTTTTTGAATGGATACGCCAGCCCGGCGACAAAGTCTGCCACTGAAGCCGATCTGAAGAACGATTCGGACTTAAGTTTTATGCTAAGCATGATGCCCCACGTAAAGTGTCTGTCGGCCATTAGCAATCTCAAGTTTCGAATGGAGATGGCGCGAGTTCTGGTGGAACTCAGGGAGGAGGATCAACAGATGCTCTCTGGGGCGGGACCAGGAGCCGTTCCAGAGCGAGGACTGCCCAAGCTAACGCCCGCCCCGAACTCGAGTTTTGCCTCTCAGCTGGAGAAAACCCATTACCATCTATCCAATTCCAACTACCAAATCAGTAGCCCAAAATCACCATCCTCGTTAGACTATGTGGATAGCTCCATGATTGAGTGCGATGTCAAGATAGAGAATGAACCCTTACTATGA